The genomic interval AACATAGCAACCCTCTCTACAACTTCATCTCCTACATTCTCCCCCTTGCTCTCTCATCTTTAGCCTCCTCTCAGATCTTGGAAGAGGGGGACATCCCTTCTAGAGAGTTTGTATTGCTGTTTGCTCTGCCTGGATCATCACACCCAAGGACTACACATGGCTTACCTCTCTTGAGGTTCAACTCAAATATCACTTCTTCGGGAATGCTTTCCTTGGCCCTTTCAAGCCAAATCAGTACTTTTCCCCCTTCATCTTCCATCAAAGCATCTGCTTCATATTGTTCACAGCAATCGTACTAGgtgaaataatttattgattatCTCCTGATCAGACTATAAATtcaagaaaaacagagagaaaaagttTTGTTCATTACTGTGACTCCAATGCTTGATACAAAACAGAATTCACTAAAATAGGTATTATGTGAATGAATAGTTTCTCAACTGATTCCCCCGTCATAACCTAGTGGGTCAGATACTTGACTGTGCCTTAGTTTTTCCAACTTCAATTATAATGGAAGTATTTATCATCTAACTCACTTTTGGAGAAAAAGTATCTTTATATCTGGAAATATTACTCCTAAATAATATAATACTGTGAAATAAACAGGTATATAGGAAGCATGGTAGGTATACAATGAAAATGTGCCTTATTATCAGGTAAAattctggatttctttttaaaattaatttctttattaccTTTGGTTTTTCTAGAAAGTGACTGAGATATACCAGTTCAAATTCAAATACACAAAAGAAGGAGCCACTATGGATTTTGACAGGTAGAATCTAATTATTTAATGAACCTGAGAAAGCATATAGAAGTGAGATAAACATAAGTTTTTATAAGCCAGAAAAAAGTTTTatacttcttttatcattttcccATAAATCCTATGAAACTtcactattataaaaatgaactgTAATAATTAAATTTCTGAAATCCATGGATTTAATTGATGAGAGTAGAGGAGATGGTAAGCATTGCCATTATATTAACAAGGCTGTCTGCACAATGTTGATTGAAGAACTCCATAAGGCCCTGTCTAGCTACTAACCCAATGTTTCTCAACTGCTATATTGAGATATTGATCTTTTACACATTCTATATAGTCAGTTGGGGCCAGGGTTAGATAAAAAACAACCCTGGACTATTTGCCTACATGCATAACTTTTGTCATCTGCCTACCTCACAGTGATGTACAAATAGCATTTTCTATGTGCTTCTCTGTATGGAAAAGACTGGAAAACACCTTATTGTCCTATCAAATCTAAAACTCCAAGTTTTAAACACATTTAGTGGATTAAATAGCACACTAGTGGATTAAATAGTAGTTCAGAAGGGCCCATTGCAGATGAAGATGTTTTGTTGAGGAgcaatatttattcttctttcagtAGTTTTTTGGCTTCAGATCAGCCAGGAGGTAGAGAGAGCTAAAGATTTACTGATACAATAGAAATGGAAGATGCAAATGATAGTGAAAAGCCCTAGGTAATGGAGTGCTCCAAGTAAGGGAGATGGATATCTCCAAAAGGAATGAATTTAAGAGAAATGTGGCAGAattctcccttttctctattaTTAGCTCTCTGGAGCTTGACGATTTCTCTCTAATACTCACTTTCTTAATTATTCCCTCATTTATAATACTTATAGGCAATACTCAAATGTGAGAACAAAGTTCCAAAAATGagagttaaaattttaatcatcaCTAGCTAACATTTGTATAGCATTTTACAGATTATATTCACATTTACACGTATTTTCTCACATAAAGCTGTTGTTTTTACTCTCTAAAACTCAAATATAAATATCCCTGGCAACCAGATTAATCTCTTTGGTTTTAAAGACACATATGCCAAGAGGtaagcagtaaaataaaaatggccaaatcTTCCAGATATTAGGGAgtcaagaaaataatacatattagaATTTCCTAGAAGCCAAAAAATAGTATTTGTTTACATCAGAGTTTTGAATGATTTTACTGATGAATCCTGGAGGATCCCCTGGGCCACCTGGCTATAGCCCTTCACTCAGGTTACCTTGTTTAAATTGGTTAAATTCTGGCAGACAAAGCTAAGTTGTTTGAAATTGATGGAGAAGCTTAATAAAGGTTTGCTTTATGAATTTACACTGCCTCTAAAGATCAGTTAGGGGAAAACTCAATAGTTCAattatttaggattatttttcaaCACTGTGCAATTATACCAACAATCATAACTCTTCCCCAAAACTACTCAAATATGAGACTAATtggagaagaaaatttcagagagaaaaaaagtttagaaTTGGAAGGTAATTTAGTCCAACTTGTTCATTCATATTCATTGAATGAAAGATACTGATGAAATATACAGTCACTCGCTGCTTAGTGAGGGACAAACAGTTCTCCTAAGGGGAAAGCTGTGGGGATTATAGGGGAAGACTTCTTTGAAAAGATGACACATTGCATTAGGTtttagaagagaaatagaaaagcacaATACAGGTGGAATGAACAGCAAATGCCCGTGGTTGAGAGGAAATTGGACAGTAGCTGCTGGTGAGAATAGAGAAGAGTATGAATGGACATTAAAGGCATTATACACCATCCTTTATTTGATTGAAAGGTTATTAATTTAATGGAAGAATTTTAAGCATGAAGGTGATATGAGCATATTTTCCTATTAGGATTATTATTTTGTCAGTGGTATGGAAAATGGTTTGCAATgtggaaataaaggaaaggaggaagaatagTTAAGATTCCCATTGGGGTAATCCCTGCAAGTGTGAGGATGGGATGCCTTTGAGAGATAACCAGATGGTAGATACAGAGCTAGTAActgattttatggttagggagTTATAGAAATGTCTGTAAGCTTATCTTACAAATGACATAAACAATAAAGTGTATCTCAATGATTTGACTGAAGACATTCAGCTAGTTAACAGCAGAGATGATATTAGATGCCAGGATACCTAATTCCAAATCCAGTGTTCTCATTATTATGACATGTGGTTATTTGTaataagcaaatttttaaaaataaggtcatattttaaatgctttaggTGAACATATTATTTAGAAGTCCTTTGTATGTGCATTGAAAAAGTAtaattattcctttaatttataatctaaaaattttctccaaaatgtctagatgtttatatttatttgatcatATACTCAAAAGTTGTGTTCTTTTGGGAATATATTGTCAGTATTGCATATGATTGAAAAGTATACCTTTTTTTCTATGTGATTATAGCAGTAGTACAAGCTTTGAAAGTGGAACAAATAGTAAAGATATTAAGAAAGCCAGTGTACTACTGATTCGCAAATTATATATACTGATGCAGAACCTTGGACCCCTTCCTAACGATGTTATACTTACTATGAAACTCCATTACTACAATTCAGGTAGGTGGAGACCTTTATTCAAATTCTTCTTAAGTACTAAactaatattttatgttaatagaAGGATTTTACAAACATCTGAAAGATATCTGTTgctatacttaaaatattaatctgGCTTCTAttgaaacaaagtttcatggcTTTTTGCCCTTTTCATTTTGCAGTGACTCCACATGATTACCAACCGCCTGGTTTTAAAGAAGGGGTGAATTCACACTTCTTGCTGTTTGATGGGGAACCTGTCAATctgcaagtgggattggtctccACAGGCTTTCATAGCATGAAAGTAAAAGTCACTACGGAGGCAGCCAGAGTATCTGATTTGGAGAACAATCTGTTTCAGGAGAATAATACTACTGAAATTGCCCATCAGGGTCTAGACtgtgatgatgaagaagaagagtACAACAATCAAGTAAGGCCAAGTTTTAGTGAGCCTCCATTTCTTCAGTTAAATACAACTGACATTTTTCACTTTGCATACAGGTCATATCACAGTAACAACAGTCCAGTGGTGAAGCATGCCAGgcataaaaactgaaacaaaactaGTTTTGACATCAAGGATTTTTTAGTCTAAAAAAGTACAGTCCTAACCAGGAGAGGTGAggtgactcacacctgtaatcccagcagctatggaggctgaggcaggagaatcacaagttcaaagccagccacagcatcttagcaaggtcctaagcaattcaatgagacagaccctatctctaaataaaatacaaaaaagttctggggatgtggctcagtggttaagcacccctgggtttaatgtctggtaccaaaaaaaaaagtatgggcctcaagaaagaaatatgtttttagatGAAATTGCCTATTGCCCATgattaggagaaaaatatttcccaatatatttctaattttcataagTGACATATTTTTAGGACTTACAAATATTTTAGGTGTCTATTCATATCAAATACAAGTACAAATCAGCTCTTGATTTTCTGGAATAATCAAGTGGGAAGGAGCCAAGAAAGAAAGTTTGTGGATTAACCCAAATCAGAGTGAAAACAAAATGTCAGCACTCGTTTATGTGGAGAGACAAGCTTTGGGTCTAGATCACTGGGGAAAGCCAGGGAGCTGATGGGTTTGCAGCCAAAGGAGCTGAACAGGCATGGCTCTGAGCCCCTTACCTTGCCTTTTGCATAGAGACTTTAGAGTTGGGTACTGAGAGGGCCGCACTGTGCCCTAGGTAAATCTATACTGTTGACTTACTGTTTACTGGCTGCTAACTGTAGGCTGACATTGTATTAAAAGGGTTCTGagacaaacacatttttaaaatcttctcagGAGACATTTTAAGATTAGGATAATAACTTATTTGCCTGAGATAATCTGAGTCCTACTTACAGAAGATGACTACTAGGTAATTTCTGAAGGTTCTTTCCAGATCTTTAACTCAGTGATATATATGTTTACTGCATGGAAAACAAGTCCCAGTCTTACttgaattaatataaataatacaacCAAACGAACaacaaggttttgttttgtttcgttttgttttcatttttagtatctTCACAATGTCAGTCATGAAAAAGGCTTTAGATTTTTGGTacagttttcttctctgattctACTCAAGGAAGATATAGCTAACATAGAAaggctaagaaaaataaataaaggttaagaaAAGAATGAACAGATTTCAACTGgatttttatccttaaaaaaattaagaatttcttgTTTGCCAAATAAGATTTAAATAAGACAGCctagaaaagtatattttaattaatagatTAAATGAGGCAGGTGATGACATTTTCCAAGTATATATTTAACAGAAACTATATGTACAAAGATCTGGCTTTCATGGTAAACTTATATTTGATATTAGTTTCTCTCTCAACCAGCCAATCATATGAGAGAATGTAAATATACTGAAGTGCTACTGACATTTTTCTACTAAAGATTCCTTTGGTTTTACTTCATGgaaaatacaaatgtttatacGCATGTGTACATATGTAGAACTTTAAccttattgcttttaaaaattactgtattttgaaacataattCATCAAAGAGAGTATACAAAAGTTATATGTAccatttaaagaataatgaaaacatcCGTATACCCACACAGGCCAAGAAGTAGAAATTTACCACTAGAAGCCACCAGGTATCCCTTTATTAATGCACTTCATGTATCTATAAAGATAAATACATCCTGAGTTATTTTATCATCTACCAATATTTtggcccttttaaaatttctatataaaaataataatactccaagtatttttctatgattttagTCCTTAGCTTGACCATCAAAACTGAGATTCATCCATTATGtgtggtttttctttcatttatactgTTGTAATGTATTCTactcatttgttttgtttcaattttgagatggggtcttattctgttgcccaggctggtctcgaactccTGGGCTTaggtgatcttcttgcctcagcttcctaagtgtTAGGACTAcacgtgtgtgccaccatgcctagctaatATCCTACTCTTGttgaagttatttctttttaattgttagaAACATTCATGTACACATCTCCTGGTACACATGTGAAAGAATATCTCTAGGGATTATATCAGAGTGTTCTAGTCTTGCACATTTTCAACTGCATTAGGTAACacaaaactattttccaaaatgattgtaccaatttatattccACCAACAGTGAAGAAGGATctctacattcttgccaacacttgacTTTGTCAGAGTTTATGTCTTCTGCCAATTTGCTAGATCTGAGGTAGGAGTACAACCtcattattgaaattttaatttcccaGGTTATCAGTGAGTTTGAGAATCTTCTTATTGGCCAGTCTTCTATAGAAAGTAGCTGTTCAAgtctttcatacattttttttctttttttttttttttttttgtaccaggggttgaacccagggtacacccccagtcctttttttcttttatttttttattttgaggcagaatctcactaagtttcatAATTCCTTGCCAAATTTCTgaagctaactttgaacttgtgatcctactgagttgctgggattacagacacaggcatgcaccactatgcctggttcatacatttttctattatttattttttcctcattgacTTTTAAAAGgtgttctgaatttttcttttacttatttgtgttttaatattttttccaggTTTGTGCTTGTCTTTTAACTTATCTTTAAAAGGTCTTTgataaagaaatgtttttaattttaatgtagtttattctttttctttaatatgtgcTTATGGGTATCTCAAGAAATCCTTTTCTACCTGAAGGCATTAATAACAATCTCCTGTATTTTAtcctgaaagttttaaaatttttcttttcacatttaggtttttaatttttgttcctttcttccttttatttttccccccaggACTGGCAATTGAATCCAaagccttgcacatactaggcaaccaccctaacactaagccacatcccataCCCACATTTAagtgtttgtttacttgttttgcagttctggagatagaacccaggcacactctaccaatgagatgcatcctcagccctttttttgttttgtttcctaacTAGCttctcagactggcctcaaacttactatcctcctgcctcagacttctgagtagctgagatgaTAGGTATTGTCCACTATGCCCACATCACATTTAGATCattaaaagtttgttttcatttatggTCTGAGGTAGACTAGACCCCGTTAACATTTGTTAAATTTAAGCATAatctatatacataaaaaatatatgtcataataatatatttcaataaatattcacaaaCTGAATACTAGGACTGGTAGAAGGGTAAGACAAATAAGATGCTTGGGGGaacctttttttctaatttctaaaaatctttaattggcacattataatcgtacataacagtgggatttgttgttacatattcatacatgcaaataacaaaatttggtcaTTTCCATTCCCTAGTAACTTccattccctccccttctccctctccctggtctCCTTTCTCTGCTCTACTGGTCTAAGGAGGCACATTTTAAGGTTGCTTTCAGGTGCCAAGAGTGAGCTTAAATTGTGCTCTCTGAGTATATTGCTTTCCGTGCCTTGTCCCAGCTCTACTGAATAAACATGTGAAATCAACAGTCAGACCAAGAAACAGAATAGTACCATCCTTCCAGAAACTTCTTACTTTTCAGTCACTATTCATTCAACAAGAGTATTGCTGTCCTGATTTCTATTCATTTCTCTTGATTATTCTATAGATGTAGAATCACATAGTATGAGCTGTCACTTTAGTTGACATGCATATTTTTACACATTGTTGTAGACCATTATCATAATTTATCATTCCACTGTTGATATGCATTTGAGTGATTTTCAATTTGGGGCCTTTATGAATAGTACTGCTCAGACATCTGGAACATGTGTTTTAGTGAAATATGTAGTGGGAATAGAATTGCCAGGAGTAGAATTGATGTGTCAAAGGGTATGCATACATTTAGTCTTAAGAGACACCACAAAACagtttccaaagtggttgtgccAATTTATATTTCCATCAATGTATGAAAGTGTGgtcacatcctcaccaaccctTGGCATTTTCCACCTTTTTACTTCTATCCATTCTGGTGAGTATGCAATGGTATGTCATCATGGTTTAATTGACATTTCTCTGATGCCTGATGAAGATGAGCaccttttcatacatttattggccatattgtatatcttcttttgtgaaggtATCAGTTCATGttgtttgctattttttatttatctttcatttttattgatttatagaaATTCTGCTTATAAATCCTTTGTCAGATAATATATGCTGAATATCTTCTTTAACTTTATAAAttgcctcttattttttcttttccagtttttactGGTACATGACAGTTGTGCATAATGATGagattcattattacatattgatatgtgcacacaatataatactATCTTTACTCCCTTAATAAGGTGTTTTATGAATAGAAGTTCTTCATTTTAATGTAATTCAATTTATGAATTACTACATTGAGCAATTTAGGGTACTGCTTAAGAAATTTTTGTTTGCTCCAAAGTTTATAGAAActttctatatcttttttttctctataagtgGTGGAGAAATAACTGCAGAAACacaagggttttgttttgtttttaattataagaaaaacttCTGCTGTGTGTAGTAGAGTACCTGTTTAGCATttgtgactctgggttcaatcccctgcaggGACAGGGCAGGCAAATCAATAAAACTCCAATGAATAACTTCATACCAAAAAGTATGAATACCTGGAGTTAAACCCCACCCTAaaatatgtgagtgtgtgtgtatgaatatgtaggATGGAAAGGCAGTTAGAAGATttgcattgctttttaaattaatgttattatgatattgctttttaaagtgctttttaGGGGATATGTGGTAGAATGCATGCTTATTaggttcaaggccctgggttcaatctccagcgtGTGTTATCATCTCACAAAGCCCAGTGtgatattagtttttatttcaattcAGATTTTTGGTCAATTACACACtggagaaaataatgataatgttaCTTGTCTAGAACTATAATTAGTTTGCTAGGTTATCTAATACTGTTGTATGTCCTTCTAGATTTCCATTTGAAGCTAAATGTCTATTGTTATACTGATGATATTATGCTTATAACAAATCTAGGCATCATGGCAAGTAATTCTTCTAGCATTTATATTAGGAAATCCAAATTGAGAGATAAGACTTCAGAAGACCAATCCTTCAGACAGTGGTAAAGAAAAGTTAGAAA from Urocitellus parryii isolate mUroPar1 chromosome 3, mUroPar1.hap1, whole genome shotgun sequence carries:
- the Hormad2 gene encoding HORMA domain-containing protein 2, yielding MIIVTDPTRSRFAYKAFTQGQPQETVFPSQITNEHESLIMVKKLFATSISCITYLRGLFPESSYGERHLDDLSLKILREDKKCPGSLHIIKWIQGCFDALEKRYLHMAVLTLYTNPKEPEKVTEIYQFKFKYTKEGATMDFDSSSTSFESGTNSKDIKKASVLLIRKLYILMQNLGPLPNDVILTMKLHYYNSVTPHDYQPPGFKEGVNSHFLLFDGEPVNLQVGLVSTGFHSMKVKVTTEAARVSDLENNLFQENNTTEIAHQGLDCDDEEEEYNNQIQRMNFVYSQQSSESSRKKRKVSEPVKVFIPNRK